Proteins from one Oncorhynchus tshawytscha isolate Ot180627B linkage group LG16, Otsh_v2.0, whole genome shotgun sequence genomic window:
- the sike1 gene encoding suppressor of IKBKE 1 yields MACTLEKVLGDARTLLERLKEHDTAAEGLIEQSGALSQKVQGMREVGNALPDKYMEESSEIQELSKYKPHVLLTQENTQIKELQQENRELWLSLEEHQYALELIMGRYRKQMLQLMMEKKELDTKPVLSLHEDHAKEVQSQLERICEMGQVMRRAVQVDDQHYCSVRERLAQLEIENKELRDLLTISKSSVRPQKEDSSQSATEEEVEPGTNQ; encoded by the exons ATGGCGTGCACTTTGGAAAAGGTTCTTGGCGATGCTCGCACGCTGCTTGAGAGGCTCAAAGAGCACGACACAGCGGCAGAAGGACTGATCGAGCAGTCTGGAGCGCTCAGCCAGAAGGTTCAGGGCATGAGAGAGGTGGGGAATGCCCTTCCAGACAAG TACATGGAGGAAAGTTCTGAGATACAGGAGTTGTCAAAGTATAAGCCTCACGTCCTGTTAACGCAAGAGAATACCCAAATAAAGGAACTACAGCAAGAAAACCGAG AACTGTGGCTGTCTTTGGAGGAGCACCAGTATGCGCTAGAATTGATCATGGGTAGATACCGCAAGCAAATGCTACAGCTTATGATGGAAAAGAAGGAGCTGGACACAAAGCCTGTTCTTAGCCTTCATGAGGACCATGCCAAG GAAGTGCAAAGCCAACTGGAGCGGATATGCGAGATGGGTCAGGTGATGAGAAGAGCTGTTCAGGTGGATGACCAGCACTACTGCTCTGTGCGAGAGAGGCTTGCCCAACTAGAG ATTGAAAACAAGGAGCTGCGAGATCTACTGACCATTAGTAAGAGTTCTGTGAGGCCACAGAAGGAAGACTCCAGCCAATCAGCGACAGAGGAAGAAGTTGAACCAGGGACCAATCAGTGA